Within the Methanobacterium sp. BRmetb2 genome, the region ATATATTAAAAATAAGTTATTTAAAAAAATAAAAGACGAATGAGTTACTGTATCAGGATTTTATCATAGTTAATATCATTTTGTATTTTTGGACAGCATGTAGGGCATGGGGAATATTGGCAGGCATAATAATCATATTTCCTGCTTTTAAATGATTTTTATCACCGGCGATGGTAATCTGGGCTTCACCATCAATAATCTGAACCATGGCATCAAATGGGGCTGTATGTTCGCTTAAGCCCTCGCCTTGGTCAAAGGCAAATATGGTGACAGTTCCAGTTTCTTTTTTTATAATTTCATTACTTACTACTGCTCCTTTCTGATAATCTATTAAATCTGCAATTTTAATAACTTTAGATAGTAATTCCTCTTTCATAATATCACCTACAACTACCTACAACTTCTTTGATAATATATTTCTTTCACTGAACATCTAATATTATTTTTTTAGTTTAATTCCACAATCGAAACAATATTCTGTTTCGCGATTGGTTTTGAATACCTTTCCACATCCCTTACAGGTCACCTGTTTTAGTTCAGTTTTTTTATCTACTACATCCAGTGAACATGCACATTTCCAGCCCATTTTACCTTTTAATTGGGCTTCAAATTCTTTATCTATTTTTCCTGAATTTTCAACCATATACTCACCATTTAAAAATTTATTTTACTTACTTAATGAGTTTTTCATTTTAGATTCAACATAGTATAATGTTATGCCCTAAAAATTTTGTTTAAAAAATGAAAAAGGTGGTATGCCTTTTGGAGAAATACCTTTTTTTTCGGATTTGTTTATTTAACTAACTTCCCATTATTTCTTTAATATCTTCTTTAGGATCGCCGATTGCTTTTAAATCATAGTTTTCAACCAATACCTTCAATATGTCGTCATTAGCCCATCCTGGGAGTATTGGGCCAAGATAGATTCCTTTCAGATCTAAGGCCAGCAGACTCCATAATATAGCTACTGCTTTTTGTTCCATCCAGCTGCATACTATGGTTAATGGTAGTTCATTTAATTCTACGCCGAATAATTCAGTTAAAGCCACGG harbors:
- a CDS encoding cupin: MKEELLSKVIKIADLIDYQKGAVVSNEIIKKETGTVTIFAFDQGEGLSEHTAPFDAMVQIIDGEAQITIAGDKNHLKAGNMIIMPANIPHALHAVQKYKMILTMIKS